One segment of Danio aesculapii chromosome 3, fDanAes4.1, whole genome shotgun sequence DNA contains the following:
- the yipf2 gene encoding protein YIPF2 translates to MASPDDLKFQEFEEAEDLLSSNPGASTLSISSPNPAAAPSGEVRLDLSDDEENQQESSELLGGEKKTGGFWTFEYYQSFFNVDTVQVLDRIKGSVMPLPGRNFIKHHIRSNPDLYGPFWICVTLVFSLAISGNLSTFLSEMGNPEYHYRPQFHRVSIAAVTVFLYAWLVPLGVWGFLTWRQSVERQINGYTFLETVCVYGYSLFIYIPTSVLWTIPFNWLQWLLIVVAMVISGSVLVITFWPAVREDTKLTAFATVAVIVALHALLAVGCKLYFFHTAEDTRSPLPGQHITPASNHTTALKT, encoded by the exons ATGGCTAGTCCAGATGATTTAAAGTTTCAGG AGTTTGAAGAAGCCGAAGATCTCCTGTCCTCAAATCCTGGAGCCTCAACCCTCAGCATCTCCAGCCCAAACCCAGCAGCAGCCCCATCTGGAGAGGTCAGACTCGACCTGTCCGACGATGAAGAGAATCAGCAGGAGAGTTCAGAG TTGCTTGGAGGGGAAAAGAAAACTGGTGGGTTTTGGACGTTTGAATACTATCAGTCGTTCTTCAACGTTGATACAGTGCAG GTGCTGGATAGGATAAAGGGCTCAGTTATGCCTTTGCCAGGACGGAATTTCATCAAACACCACATACGAAGCAACCCTGATCTATATG GTCCTTTCTGGATCTGTGTGACTCTAGTGTTCTCATTGGCCATCAGTGGGAACCTCTCCACATTTCTGAGTGAGATGGGAAATCCAGAGTATCACTACAGACCTCAATTTCACAGAG TCTCCATTGCAGCAGTCACTGTGTTCCTCTATGCCTGGCTGGTGCCGTTAGGAGTTTGGGGCTTCCTCACGTGGCGTCAAAGTGTTGAGAGACAAATCAACGGATACACATTTTTAGAGACCGTCTGTGTCTACGGCTACTCTCTGTTCATTTACATTCCTACCTCG GTATTATGGACCATTCCTTTCAACTGGCTCCAGTGGTTGTTGATTGTGGTTGCGATGGTGATATCTGGTTCGGTGTTGGTCATCACGTTCTGGCCGGCGGTTCGTGAAGACACTAAACTAACGGCTTTCGCCACCGTGGCTGTTATCGTGGCACTTCACGCACTACTGGCTGTCGGCTGTAAG CTCTACTTCTTCCACACGGCAGAGGACACCCGATCTCCACTCCCCGGACAGCATATAACTCCAGCCTCAAATCACACAACAGCACTTAAAACTTAG